The following proteins come from a genomic window of Miscanthus floridulus cultivar M001 chromosome 2, ASM1932011v1, whole genome shotgun sequence:
- the LOC136524512 gene encoding phosphatidylinositol 4-phosphate 5-kinase 9-like isoform X1 has translation MTAPVALPNDLEAVSHSARVDLFRDTSCNIEKEVLASLGNGHGFRVGEIRFANGDIYSGTLLGNTEGQAWCSGESYLTESPGHGLEVASPQILRGEGLPRFFPFPDPTHVGASCTGSAPLLLGNTPEGSGQYRWSDGCTYEGEWRRGMRHGQGKTRWPSGATYEGEYSSGYVFGEGTYTGPDKIVYKGRWKLNRKHGLGHQTYPNGDMFEGSWIQGEIVGHGKYTWANGDTYVGNMKSGKMSGKGTLTWKNGDSYEGNWMDGLMHGYGIYTWNECGYYIGTWTRGLKDGKGKFYPNGCRVPVNDELYINNLRNRGVLPDIRKQNHGSRILHSSSVDMGNMKVGMTRQSSDVVYKRNSTEQPPLKNVSLERRWSLEVAIEKFIGHESSESSGLESLENLSDSRLPILEREYMQGVLISEVVLDRSFSDSSKKTKRHQKKIVRDTKKPGETIIKGHRSYDLMLSLQLGIRYTVGKITPIQKREVRASDFGPRASFWMNFPKEGSRLTPSHSAEDFKWKDYCPMVFRNLREMFKIDAADYMISICGNSALRELSSPGKSGSVFFLSQDDRFMIKTLRKSEVQVLLRMLPNYYDHVRTYENTLITKFFGLHRVKPSSGQKFRFVVMGNMFCTELRIHRRFDLKGSSLGRSTEKIEIDENTTLKDLDLNYSFYLEPSWREALLKQIETDSDFLRTQRIMDYSLLLGVHYRAPQHLRTRASYHRSMAADRLTVVSEEDAQEDDALSYPEGLVLVQSSGENSVVVGPHIRGSRLRASAAGFGEVDLLLPGTARLQIQLGVNMPARAEQIPKEDESKPFREVYDVVLYLGIIDILQEYNMTKKIEHAVKSMQYDSVSISAVDPQFYSDRFLKFIQTVFPENS, from the exons ATGACAGCCCCTGTGGCTCTTCCAAATGATCTAGAAGCGGTCTCCCATTCTGCAAGGGTTGACTTATTCCGAGACACTAGTTGCAACATAGAAAAGGAGGTGTTGGCCAGTTTGGGAAATGGCCATGGTTTCAGAGTTGGGGAGATCAGATTTGCTAATGGAGATATTTATTCCGGCACATTGTTGGGGAACacagaagggcaggcctggtgcagtggtgagagctatctcactgagtcaccaggtcacggGTTGGAagtagcctctccgcagattttgcggggggaaggcttgcctcggttttttccTTTCCCAGACCCCACTCACGTGGGAGCCTCCTgcactgggtctgcccctttATTGTTGGGGAACACACCAGAGGGTTCAGGCCAGTATCGCTGGTCAGATGGTTGCACCTACGAGGGTGAGTGGAGGAGAGGGATGAGGCATGGGCAAGGAAAGACGCGATGGCCATCTGGAGCCACCTATGAGGGTGAGTATTCTAGTGGCTACGTATTCGGTGAAGGCACCTATACGGGTCCAGATAAAATCGTCTACAAGGGACGGTGGAAGTTGAATcgcaagcatgggcttggacatCAGACATATCCAAATGGAGACATGTTTGAAGGTTCGTGGATTCAGGGAGAAATAGTAGGTCATGGGAAGTACACATGGGCGAATGGGGACACTTACGTTGGCAACATGAAAAGTGGCAAGATGTCAGGGAAAGGAACTCTTACATGGAAAAATGGGGACTCATATGAGGGTAACTGGATGGATGGCTTGATGCATGGGTATGGAATCTATACATGGAATGAATGCGGGTATTATATTGGAACATGGACAAGGGGACTGAAGGATGGGAAAGGTAAATTCTATCCGAACGGTTGCAGAGTTCCTGTTAACGATGAGCTGTATATCAATAATCTAAGAAACCGTGGTGTATTGCCTGACATTAGAAAGCAAAATCATGGTTCACGCATACTTCACTCTTCCTCGGTTGACATGGGGAATATGAAGGTTGGTATGACTAGGCAATCTTCAGATGTTGTGTACAAAAGGAATTCAACTGAGCAGCCTCCTTTGAAGAATGTGTCTTTGGAAAGACGGTGGAGTCTTGAGGTGGCTATTGAAAAGTTTATTGGCCATGAATCGAGTGAAAGTTCTGGCCTAGAAAGCTTGGAAAACTTGAGTGATTCACGTTTGCCCATACTTGAAAGAGAATACATGCAAGGTGTTCTAATCAGTGAGGTGGTTCTTGACAGGAGTTTTTCAGACTCCTCAAAGAAGACAAAACGCCACCAGAAGAAAATAGTGAGGGACACAAAAAAGCCTGGAGAGACAATAATTAAGGGACACAGAAGCTATGATTTAATGCTCAGCCTGCAGCTTGGAATCAG GTACACAGTTGGAAAGATTACACCAATTCAAAAACGTGAAGTTCGTGCTTCAGATTTTGGACCAAGAGCAAGTTTCTGGATGAACTTCCCAAAAGAAGGATCTCGGCTTACTCCTTCACATTCAGCGGAAGATTTTAAATGGAAAGACTACTGTCCCATGGTTTTCAG GAATTTGAGAGAGATGTTCAAGATTGATGCTGCAGACTATATGATCTCCATATGCGGAAATTCTGCTCTTAGGGAACTATCTTCCCCTGGAAAGAGTGGAAGTGTCTTTTTCTTGTCACAAGATGATAGGTTCATGATTAAGACTCTCCGAAAATCTGAAGTGCAG GTTCTTTTACGAATGCTTCCAAACTATTATGATCATGTCCGTACCTATGAGAACACCCTCATAACTAAGTTTTTTGGCCTCCACAGGGTGAAACCTTCTAGTGGTCAAAAG TTCCGGTTTGTTGTAATGGGAAACATGTTTTGCACTGAATTGAGAATTCACCGGAGGTTTGATTTGAAAGGCTCATCTTTAGGCCGCTCTACTGAGAAAATTGAAATTGACGAGAACACAACTCTGAAGGATTTGGATCTTAACTATTCCTTTTATCTTGAACCTTCCTGGCGTGAGGCTCTACTTAA GCAGATTGAAACAGACAGTGATTTTTTGAGAACACAGCGGATAATGGATTACAGCCTACTGCTTGGTGTTCATTATAGAGCTCCACAGCACTTGCGGACACGTGCATCCTATCACCGGAGCATGGCAGCAGATAGGTTGACTGTTGTTTCAGAAGAAG ATGCTCAAGAAGATGATGCCCTTAGCTATCCAGAAGgattagtcttggttcaaagcagTGGTGAGAACAGTGTTGTTGTTGGTCCTCACATAAGAGGCAGCCGTTTGCGTGCATCAGCTGCTGGATTTGGTGAAGTAGACCTTCTGCTGCCTGGTACAGCCAG GCTTCAGATCCAGCTAGGAGTTAACATGCCTGCAAGGGCAGAGCAAATCCCTAAGGAAGATGAAAGCAAACCATTTCGTGAGGTGTATGATGTCGTCCTCTACCTAGGCATCATTGACATATTGCAAGAGTACAACATGACAAAGAAAATCGAGCATGCTGTCAAGTCCATGCAATATGATTCGGTCTCAATCTCTGCTGTGGACCCCCAGTTCTACTCGGACCGTTTCTTGAAGTTCATCCAGACCGTCTTCCCTGAGAATTCATAG
- the LOC136524512 gene encoding phosphatidylinositol 4-phosphate 5-kinase 9-like isoform X2, whose product MTAPVALPNDLEAVSHSARVDLFRDTSCNIEKEVLASLGNGHGFRVGEIRFANGDIYSGTLLGNTEGQAWCSGESYLTESPGHGLEVASPQILRGEGLPRFFPFPDPTHVGASCTGSAPLLLGNTPEGSGQYRWSDGCTYEGEWRRGMRHGQGKTRWPSGATYEGEYSSGYVFGEGTYTGPDKIVYKGRWKLNRKHGLGHQTYPNGDMFEGSWIQGEIVGHGKYTWANGDTYVGNMKSGKMSGKGTLTWKNGDSYEGNWMDGLMHGYGIYTWNECGYYIGTWTRGLKDGKGKFYPNGCRVPVNDELYINNLRNRGVLPDIRKQNHGSRILHSSSVDMGNMKVGMTRQSSDVVYKRNSTEQPPLKNVSLERRWSLEVAIEKFIGHESSESSGLESLENLSDSRLPILEREYMQGVLISEVVLDRSFSDSSKKTKRHQKKIVRDTKKPGETIIKGHRSYDLMLSLQLGIRYTVGKITPIQKREVRASDFGPRASFWMNFPKEGSRLTPSHSAEDFKWKDYCPMVFRNLREMFKIDAADYMISICGNSALRELSSPGKSGSVFFLSQDDRFMIKTLRKSEVQVLLRMLPNYYDHVRTYENTLITKFFGLHRVKPSSGQKFRFVVMGNMFCTELRIHRRFDLKGSSLGRSTEKIEIDENTTLKDLDLNYSFYLEPSWREALLKQIETDSDFLRTQRIMDYSLLLGVHYRAPQHLRTRASYHRSMAADRLTVVSEDAQEDDALSYPEGLVLVQSSGENSVVVGPHIRGSRLRASAAGFGEVDLLLPGTARLQIQLGVNMPARAEQIPKEDESKPFREVYDVVLYLGIIDILQEYNMTKKIEHAVKSMQYDSVSISAVDPQFYSDRFLKFIQTVFPENS is encoded by the exons ATGACAGCCCCTGTGGCTCTTCCAAATGATCTAGAAGCGGTCTCCCATTCTGCAAGGGTTGACTTATTCCGAGACACTAGTTGCAACATAGAAAAGGAGGTGTTGGCCAGTTTGGGAAATGGCCATGGTTTCAGAGTTGGGGAGATCAGATTTGCTAATGGAGATATTTATTCCGGCACATTGTTGGGGAACacagaagggcaggcctggtgcagtggtgagagctatctcactgagtcaccaggtcacggGTTGGAagtagcctctccgcagattttgcggggggaaggcttgcctcggttttttccTTTCCCAGACCCCACTCACGTGGGAGCCTCCTgcactgggtctgcccctttATTGTTGGGGAACACACCAGAGGGTTCAGGCCAGTATCGCTGGTCAGATGGTTGCACCTACGAGGGTGAGTGGAGGAGAGGGATGAGGCATGGGCAAGGAAAGACGCGATGGCCATCTGGAGCCACCTATGAGGGTGAGTATTCTAGTGGCTACGTATTCGGTGAAGGCACCTATACGGGTCCAGATAAAATCGTCTACAAGGGACGGTGGAAGTTGAATcgcaagcatgggcttggacatCAGACATATCCAAATGGAGACATGTTTGAAGGTTCGTGGATTCAGGGAGAAATAGTAGGTCATGGGAAGTACACATGGGCGAATGGGGACACTTACGTTGGCAACATGAAAAGTGGCAAGATGTCAGGGAAAGGAACTCTTACATGGAAAAATGGGGACTCATATGAGGGTAACTGGATGGATGGCTTGATGCATGGGTATGGAATCTATACATGGAATGAATGCGGGTATTATATTGGAACATGGACAAGGGGACTGAAGGATGGGAAAGGTAAATTCTATCCGAACGGTTGCAGAGTTCCTGTTAACGATGAGCTGTATATCAATAATCTAAGAAACCGTGGTGTATTGCCTGACATTAGAAAGCAAAATCATGGTTCACGCATACTTCACTCTTCCTCGGTTGACATGGGGAATATGAAGGTTGGTATGACTAGGCAATCTTCAGATGTTGTGTACAAAAGGAATTCAACTGAGCAGCCTCCTTTGAAGAATGTGTCTTTGGAAAGACGGTGGAGTCTTGAGGTGGCTATTGAAAAGTTTATTGGCCATGAATCGAGTGAAAGTTCTGGCCTAGAAAGCTTGGAAAACTTGAGTGATTCACGTTTGCCCATACTTGAAAGAGAATACATGCAAGGTGTTCTAATCAGTGAGGTGGTTCTTGACAGGAGTTTTTCAGACTCCTCAAAGAAGACAAAACGCCACCAGAAGAAAATAGTGAGGGACACAAAAAAGCCTGGAGAGACAATAATTAAGGGACACAGAAGCTATGATTTAATGCTCAGCCTGCAGCTTGGAATCAG GTACACAGTTGGAAAGATTACACCAATTCAAAAACGTGAAGTTCGTGCTTCAGATTTTGGACCAAGAGCAAGTTTCTGGATGAACTTCCCAAAAGAAGGATCTCGGCTTACTCCTTCACATTCAGCGGAAGATTTTAAATGGAAAGACTACTGTCCCATGGTTTTCAG GAATTTGAGAGAGATGTTCAAGATTGATGCTGCAGACTATATGATCTCCATATGCGGAAATTCTGCTCTTAGGGAACTATCTTCCCCTGGAAAGAGTGGAAGTGTCTTTTTCTTGTCACAAGATGATAGGTTCATGATTAAGACTCTCCGAAAATCTGAAGTGCAG GTTCTTTTACGAATGCTTCCAAACTATTATGATCATGTCCGTACCTATGAGAACACCCTCATAACTAAGTTTTTTGGCCTCCACAGGGTGAAACCTTCTAGTGGTCAAAAG TTCCGGTTTGTTGTAATGGGAAACATGTTTTGCACTGAATTGAGAATTCACCGGAGGTTTGATTTGAAAGGCTCATCTTTAGGCCGCTCTACTGAGAAAATTGAAATTGACGAGAACACAACTCTGAAGGATTTGGATCTTAACTATTCCTTTTATCTTGAACCTTCCTGGCGTGAGGCTCTACTTAA GCAGATTGAAACAGACAGTGATTTTTTGAGAACACAGCGGATAATGGATTACAGCCTACTGCTTGGTGTTCATTATAGAGCTCCACAGCACTTGCGGACACGTGCATCCTATCACCGGAGCATGGCAGCAGATAGGTTGACTGTTGTTTCAGA AGATGCTCAAGAAGATGATGCCCTTAGCTATCCAGAAGgattagtcttggttcaaagcagTGGTGAGAACAGTGTTGTTGTTGGTCCTCACATAAGAGGCAGCCGTTTGCGTGCATCAGCTGCTGGATTTGGTGAAGTAGACCTTCTGCTGCCTGGTACAGCCAG GCTTCAGATCCAGCTAGGAGTTAACATGCCTGCAAGGGCAGAGCAAATCCCTAAGGAAGATGAAAGCAAACCATTTCGTGAGGTGTATGATGTCGTCCTCTACCTAGGCATCATTGACATATTGCAAGAGTACAACATGACAAAGAAAATCGAGCATGCTGTCAAGTCCATGCAATATGATTCGGTCTCAATCTCTGCTGTGGACCCCCAGTTCTACTCGGACCGTTTCTTGAAGTTCATCCAGACCGTCTTCCCTGAGAATTCATAG